The DNA sequence ACACTCATTTTTGATTGCACTAAACCCAGTTTAGCTACAACTATACTTTAACTATAACTTAATGGCACATTGACTAATATGAAAACCCTTAACCATTCAGCCCTTTCTACTGTCTCAGTTCAGCGGGTAAATGGAGCAAGCAAGCCCTTATGTCTGTAATGGGGCCTGCCATTTTGCCCATATTTTCCCAGCGCTGAGTGCCAGGATCGTAGCGATGCACCAACCTAGCCTCACTATAATCCTCCTGGCAATAACCGCCCAGAATGTATATCTTCCCCTCCAGGACAACAGAGGCTGCTCCAAcatgggagagagtgagagggctGAATGCAGTCCATGAGTCACCTATAGGGTCGTAGCTTTCGCAGGCTAGCTGATCAGTGTAGAACTTTCGCAGGTTGCACACTCCTCCGGCCACCCAGATGCGGTCAGCCAGGGTCTCCATACAGTGCTGGGCCCGGTCATGGGTCATGTCCGCCAGGTATGTTGTGCCTTGTTCTGGATGGTAGACCAGCATGGAGACCAGGCACTCATAGCTACAGTTAAAACCTCCCGAGATGAAAATCTCACCTCTCCAGATACTAGCTGCATGTCCACTCAGAGGCTGGTCCAGTGGGTGTTCGAAACTatatacaacaataaaatacagGATGGTGTGTTCTTTGGTAACTTATAGATCACGATTCTATATGATTGCCTAGTGTGAGAACCTCTGACTTCTGATTTCAGATTATGAAGCtgcagtgagaaagaaaaacctTATCTAATGACTAACAGCTATTGCAGTCATCATGTTTATATGAtgtcatgtgtgtctgtgtgtctttataACATAACAATTTACCATACTAAATTACAACAACTTAGAGATTTCTGTAATGGTCATGATGTTATTGGGATTTTCAAATCCTACTAGTTCAGATTATACAGTTTTGTCTCTTACCTCCAGGTGTTTGTATCTGGGGAGTATTTTTCCACACTGTCCAGATTGGTGTTGAGGTTTCTGTCTCCTCCTATAGCATACAGGCTGTCCCCTCTCACCACCACCATAAAGTTACTTCTGTACTCATGCATATCTGGCAGTTTCTCCCATGAGTTTTTAAAAGGGTTATACCTGTGtcagtttgggtgtgtgtgtttaacataaGGGGCAGGAAAAGCAgaatgaaattgaaaaaaaaaaattgttagaAGTAatgaacaggacaaatacattGTTTGCCAAAGGTCTGACAATACATATGACAgtacacccactcacacacacacacacacacacacacacacacacatatatatatatatatatatatatatatatatatatatatatatatatatatatatatatatagagagagagagagagagagagagagagagagagattcaaaattgtagtaaagtacacagagacagacagaggtccttcatcagctgtgcaagcaaagtgtttctgaattgtaggaggagccagtttatatatgaaaaagtagatgtttaaatcataacattcattccatggtgttctaaagttccaagaatGTAGATcagtttttctttgagtttcctaatttcatggCAATGCATAcagatgtcattaatgcagtatcaattaatattaaaatgctaCCTTTATCAGCTGGCTTAATAACAAAGTCActtcttttatttaaattttaatgcaGAGTATTCTTCCTTTGGTAAATCAAGTCTTTTAGcaggttttttacatttaaaattgttattaaacCAGCTAATAAGGGTGGAGCTGTTGTCGTTGTCGAACTCTTACGACAGTACAGTTGTTGATCTCTTACTGCAGTACACttcagttactcacctagaatcttcttcagattttatatatatatatatatatatatatatatatatatatatatatatatatacacacacacacacaatatgctTATATTATCTTcttcagattatatatatatatatatatatatatatatatatatatatataatctgaagAAGATAATATAATCATattattaaatgataaataaaagtTCTGGCTTTTTATTACCTGTAAGCAGATTTCATTGTGTCTGCCTTGCTGTAATAGTGACAGCCTCCCGCCACATAAAGCTTTCCATCAAGGACACCCACTCCATGTCTGAATCTGGCGTGCTCTGGCATTTCTCCCAGCATCCTCCATTCTATCTCCTTCACCAGCCCCATGCCACTGCGCAGAGAGTTAGCAAACCACAGCTGTCTGCTTGGCAATCGCCGCCCATTGTCCAGGTTTAGCTGGTCACCCCCCACGACGACAAGGGCATCTTTGGGTCGGCGCACGCGATGCTGTACCTCAGAACCTTCGGCCCCTCCGAACCCGAACTCTCTGAGTGCTGATCTGTACAGCTCTGCCCCGTCGTCTACCACACACTCCATATGCAAGTCAATGGCTCGCACCTCGCAGAACTCACGGAAGGTCATGAGTGGGAAGCGTACACCTGCCATGAGCTGGCAGGCAAGAGGCATCCTGGCAGCTGGGTCAGCCTCAATCCAAGCCACCACGGCCTGGAAGACGGCCAGCTCGGATGGGGTGCACAGGTCGTCACGATGCAGCAGCCCCATGAGTTTGTTGGCCGACAGGTCGAGGAATTTCTGAGTTGCCGCCACCTCATGGAAGTGGATGAGAATGAAGTCTTCGGCCTTCTCCAACAAGTCACCTATCATGTAAGCTTCGGCGAACGCGACCACATCCAGACAGTTATGGATGTCCATCTGCTGCTCTAGGAACTGAAGGCAGAGCGAGAGGGCAGCTTGGAACTGAAGCTGAAGGGCCGTGCAGGtgaactcaaacacacagccccAGTCGAGAAGAAGATCTCCACTGTAGCAGCAATGCAGGAGACCATCCAGCTCAGGGGCTCCCAGCAGTAGCAGGGACACTGAGGcttgctgtctctccctcataTCACAGCTGAACATGGCTTGGAAGTAGTCACTGCTGACACTCAGTAACACCCTATGTGCtgcaaaatggagagaaaaaaaaaagaataataggCATGCCTTAATGGTATTGGTTTTAATGCTCAGGACCTTAGAGGTGTTACAAGTCCTTATGCTGTTCATCACATCATGCCAGTGAAACTATTCTCTTAGATGTatcaatttaattttatatatatatatatatatatatatatatatatatatatatatatatatatatatatatatatgtgcactAGCTCTGTAATTCTTTGTAATGAGTAACATAAGGATATATAGGACCTGTCATAAACGgaatgtcaaaatattttcttaccATGAAAAATTCTTCCTTCAGCTTCCAGCTCCACATCACAACCTATTTTGTCTTTCCACAGCTGCTTGATGGACTCCAGACTGACCTTCATTTGCTCTTCAGCAGAAGTCTTCCTCTTATCCTCCATCTTCTGCTCTCCCTCTTGTTTTtgcttcctctcctcttcttctttacAGAGCTCCAGGACCCTGGGAACTCCCAGGCAAAGAGCAGCTGTCTGAATCTCAGCCAAAGACTCTCTGGTCAGACCAGTAATGGTCCCAGTGTAAGCAAACTCCAGCACAGCAGACAGACCCAAACCAGAGACTTCTGGgaccaaacacaaaaacatctcTTTTGGTTTCTCCATATCCCTCTCCTGAAGTTTCTGCTGGAGGACAGAGCTTACTGCAGCCATAACAAGGAAGTGAGCCTGGAAACTAAGACCACTGTCAACACTCAAGATTAGGTCAGTGAGTAAGGAACACTGCCTCAGTTTCTGAAGAGTGCGGAAGATCTCCCTTGGGTAAATAGGTGTGCCGCACTTCCATGCCCCTCCTTTGGTATTCTCTACACGCTCCATCTCCTCCTTCTCATTCCTcatgttttctgtctcttcctttcctttcagGCCCATTCTTCTGTCATTGAAAGCTTTAATCCACCGTAGCTTCCTATTTTCCTCCTCAaacctctctccaccttcttccattgcctttttccttctctctttttctctcctccatCGTTCCTCCCATTCCATGGGCATGTATAGCCTTGTGAACTCCATGTTGACTCACTATCATTGCACAGAAAAAACTGTGGGTGTATCAGTCTGTATTTTAATTCACACTGAAAGACCCTTCTGTACTTATGTGCGACAGTGATAAACTCCTGAAGTAAACAACAATCTAATTATAGGTTCTGGGTCAGTAGATTAAATGTCCGTAGACATGCAACCAGTTTTAGAAAGTGCtgggaataaaacaaatgtgttgCTGTGAACTGAATTGATGTTTTCTAGTAGAGAAAGCTCCTTGTTACACTAGGGAGAGCTGGAGGAGCGCAACATATAGGATCAGATCAGAAGTAAAGGATTGGTATTCAGATCAGGAGATACTAGCAAAACTGCTATGAGGGTGAATGTAATGAGTGCATGAGCTTTACACGTGTGATTAGGTTAGTTTGTACTCTGGGGATGGGGACATCTAGTGGCAAATCGCATGAATCACAGGTGTCGATTTGACAGTGTTTGGTGTTAAAAAAGTGACTGACCAAGATATGATCTAAcccatttatttaattatgcaGTCCTCTTGTAATGATGATATAAAACCAAACAGGGAAAAATCTGAGAGAtagaacagagaaacaaaactgCCTTGAAAGACAGTGTATGCccaaaagactgaaaaaaaaaaagaggtgagAGTAAAGCAGAAGGAAATGGTATAGGAAATGGGTTGCATGATATTGAAGGACACTGTGCAGGATTATGGTAGTTGGAGTGTTGACTAGATGTGGGCTCTTCGTTAGAGTGGCATTATGTGACATGTACATGGCAGTAAGCTTGCATGAGCAATGAGCAGTTGGATTAATTTGGTCTGATAATCAACCACTGATATGTTACAGATATCTAAAATAGTTGCAGTAATCTGTAATAGGCTAATGATTAACTTTGCAGTTTGGTGCACATAATTAGGTGAACCCAGAGTACACAAAGTGCCCTACCTCACGAATTTACCTTCAGCTAGTGCAAGATAATCTGACAATATGTAGTCATTCTTAAGAGGTTAACAGTGGGTGTCTTCTGATAGCTGTGGTTATGAAAAGTTATGCTTTACTGATCTCTGAAAATCTGTGTATTGTCTGGGCCAAgacaaccaacaaaaaaaaaaacaaaaatgttgtaaatgcTGTGAAATACTATTATGTTTTTGGAGAGATACAAATATAATTCCATGCAAGTCCATGCCTCAGTTAAGTTAATGTAGTATGTATAAATTAATAAGTATACAATGCAATTTGACATTTGTAATGTAACAGCATCAGAAAGAATGAATCTTTGTAAATAATTCGGTCTTTATGctaacagttaaaaaaaaaattcctcaGCAAAAGGCATATAAAACTACTAAACCTTTATCTTAGAACTAAAAAGTAGAAATAACTTTCTTTAAcacatggttttaaaatgttcttcacTAACTTTATTAACCTGACTTCAAATAAGGCAGTGATCTATGCATTTATGTTAGGTTTTGCATACACCCAACATGTCCTATGGTGGTGCAGTTTGTATCACTTCTCAATGGTTGTGTGTTGGAAATAGTAGTGTGGGGTGATCAAGGGTTTATGTTCTTGGTTGCTCCCCCTTTGCATTCTTAGATgcaaaataaagagcaaaatagCAGTGCCTTTAGCTGTGCTTGCTGAATGCTGCAATACTGTGTTTGCTCACAAGGTGGCAAGGTGGCGCACAATGTGGCCTAGTTCATGACTATGTTTGCTAAGTACTGGAAtttaactaaaatataatgACTATAATTTGACATGTGTTTGACTATAAATGTTATACAAACCATATACTAgacatacaatatatacatgACTATATTACTATACTATAAGAAGAAATATATTACAAGAAGCAAATGAGTTAGAaaattgtatattatataatacaaaatgaaGTCATTGGCACTTTGATATCAAGTAAAAAGCAAGGCAATAAATGTAATAGGACAAGAATCACATACATTTTAAGAGGttgctgtaaatatttatgaattaaatgaataattaattatcaGTCCTGGCCCTCACCTGTGGTCTCCACTATAACTTGATTTAGATTGAATGTTTATTGAAAATTTCTTGAAATGGTTAAATTACTTGAAATCATTTTCTCTTCCCACCTTTAGAAAGTATTTggtgtttaaaataatttgaaacagacaccacaataacATGCTTAAGCTGTGAGACCTACAAAATCCACTTTGAATTTTAAGGGTAACAAAAAGATTTCTGTAATCCTCTTCTTTGCTAACTGAAACTATTGTGATAATGcaaaatatgatttttattttgaaataaagttATGATGAAAATCACCATCATTAAAAaatctcaaataaataaattgttcaaATTATTGTTCAGAATGTTTATAATTATCTAAttaacatttgaaacatttgtgtgaTTTAGAGTCCACCTATTTAATATGAAGGTCTTTATACATTTAGAGGTAAATTACCaagtgatattattattatgatatacaatattttattaattttatatttattaataacacaGTCAGTTactaaacaataaaatatatacatgaaaTACTATGAAACAAAGAAGTACCACACAGTGTTACataataaaagcacacacattttaatgaatgaaaaggGTGGAGTTTTCAGTAAACATTTTGTCGGTGGCACTACTTACATTCATAATTACTGCAATTATCAATTATAACCATCAATCCCGGAGACTCACAAAAAGCAACAGAAGCACATCTGAAGGTAACAAATAGTAAGAGCTCTTGTAGCACTTCTTATCAATACAACAGAGACACTGCATTGTTCACAATACATGTTTATGAGTATAGCTTAGAAAAGATAGGTCTGTGAAGGAATCAGATGAGACCTTGACATCTTCAGAGAGAAAACCAGAGACCCTCTCCAAAGGATGGAAGTGCATTGGAACCATGCAACACACCTTCATGGATAACGTGAACATCAGTGATTCACCTCAGTCTAAGTAGACAAGGCTCAAATTGGGATATAAAATGAGTTTTAGTATccacagcagcagaaaaaaaggatCAGGCCGACATTTGTCCACCATAACAGTACCTGATCTGGAATGAAGGGAATGATCCCTCAGTACCCTCTTGTAAATGGTATTGTGAACATTAGACAGACACATCAAATTACTGCTAAGTTACCACTTCACTAAAGAGGACAGCTCTTTAAATATCTATGTATAAGAAAAGGTTTCTCCTGGAAGTCTGTGACATTGGCACCTATTCTTGGATGGTCGGAGTAGAGATGTTTGCTCACACAATGGAGGGGCAGGCAGTTAGTCAGTGAGAGCTACTGAGACTAGTGattttttcctttaaatttAAATGGTAAGTAATGCTCTATAAGCATTCTGTGCAAGTTTATTATGAGAAGTTATAACAATAACATCAATGCGAAGATAAAAGttagaaaacaataaaaacaaaattaaaaacaaagaaggtTAACCACGAGTCAGCCATGAAACACTGGACACAGAGTGCCCAATCTTCTCCACTCACAGTCCTCTTTCAGCCTCTTGACCCCCTGGCTTGGGAAAGCAGAATGTGTTAGCCAGCCCATATTATTTCTATAAATTCTGGATCTAGAGTGATATCATAAATACCTTACAGCTTTTTTTCAAGAAAGTTTTCTtttgaactttattttaattaaaaaatagtgTTATTATTGATAATCGGCAACAGAGTTACTGCTGTTCATGAAAAGCcttttgataaaaataaataaaaaagcacacagaatTTCAATTGTATTAGATGTAATATACAAATGGAAGACAACATATACATTATTAATCATTCCCCTAAATCAATACTGGCTCCAGTTAGGACAAGAC is a window from the Electrophorus electricus isolate fEleEle1 chromosome 9, fEleEle1.pri, whole genome shotgun sequence genome containing:
- the si:ch211-63p21.8 gene encoding kelch-like protein 33, translated to MEFTRLYMPMEWEERWRREKERRKKAMEEGGERFEEENRKLRWIKAFNDRRMGLKGKEETENMRNEKEEMERVENTKGGAWKCGTPIYPREIFRTLQKLRQCSLLTDLILSVDSGLSFQAHFLVMAAVSSVLQQKLQERDMEKPKEMFLCLVPEVSGLGLSAVLEFAYTGTITGLTRESLAEIQTAALCLGVPRVLELCKEEEERKQKQEGEQKMEDKRKTSAEEQMKVSLESIKQLWKDKIGCDVELEAEGRIFHAHRVLLSVSSDYFQAMFSCDMRERQQASVSLLLLGAPELDGLLHCCYSGDLLLDWGCVFEFTCTALQLQFQAALSLCLQFLEQQMDIHNCLDVVAFAEAYMIGDLLEKAEDFILIHFHEVAATQKFLDLSANKLMGLLHRDDLCTPSELAVFQAVVAWIEADPAARMPLACQLMAGVRFPLMTFREFCEVRAIDLHMECVVDDGAELYRSALREFGFGGAEGSEVQHRVRRPKDALVVVGGDQLNLDNGRRLPSRQLWFANSLRSGMGLVKEIEWRMLGEMPEHARFRHGVGVLDGKLYVAGGCHYYSKADTMKSAYRYNPFKNSWEKLPDMHEYRSNFMVVVRGDSLYAIGGDRNLNTNLDSVEKYSPDTNTWSFEHPLDQPLSGHAASIWRGEIFISGGFNCSYECLVSMLVYHPEQGTTYLADMTHDRAQHCMETLADRIWVAGGVCNLRKFYTDQLACESYDPIGDSWTAFSPLTLSHVGAASVVLEGKIYILGGYCQEDYSEARLVHRYDPGTQRWENMGKMAGPITDIRACLLHLPAELRQ